The Labrus bergylta chromosome 15, fLabBer1.1, whole genome shotgun sequence genome includes a region encoding these proteins:
- the eif2b4 gene encoding translation initiation factor eIF-2B subunit delta isoform X2, with product MADSGDPEGAGPKDGIVQAKNEGREMTKEEKQRLRKEKKQQKKSKEKKDDKGSQDGGKEKKQSSSDPPSAQPTTHTNTQKAPSAVPAPVPVPAPETAAPADKPAKSKGELKAERRARQEAERASKQGKKGDGGQQAATGKPKAPPSELQPVVKRLPEHVQVDNPEVLRKLAKKLERQQIPLRSDYGYKVSLFSHLHQYSRKAPLTQQLGIPSTVIHPVIVRLGLQYSQGIVAGSNARSVALLHAFKQVIRDYTTPPNEELSRDLVNKLKPYISFLNQCRPLSASMGNAIKYIKKEISNIPSQCKEEEAKRKLLNCIECYINEKIVLAAKAIAKYSIEKISDGDVILVYGCSSLVNHILCEAFEKDRKFRVIVVDSRPRLEGREALRRLVQRGISCTYVLISAVSYILPEVSKVFLGAHALLANGYVMSRVGTSQIALVAKTFNVPVLVCCETYKFCERVQTDSFVSNELDDPDDLIVTRKGKTQLEHWQEVPLLGLLNLVYDVTPPDFVDLVITDLGMIPCTSVPVVLRVKNVDQ from the exons ATGGCTGACAGTGGAGACCCAG AGGGAGCCGGCCCGAAGGATGGGATTGTCCAAGCAAAG AATGAAGGCAGAGAGATGACCAAAGAGGAGAAGCAGCGCctgaggaaagagaagaaacagcaaaagaaaagcaaagagaaGAAAGATGACAAGGGTTCACAGGAtggggggaaagaaaagaagcaaagcAGTTCAGATCCTCCATCAGCCCAGCCCACAACACATACCAATACCCAAAAAG CCCCTTCAGCAGTGCCTGCTCCTGTTCCTGTGCCTGCACCAGAAACTGCCGCCCCGGCAGACAAGCCAGCTAAGAGCAAAGGGGAGTTAAAAGCTGAGAGGAGAGCTCGACAAGAGGCTGAGAGGGCCTCCAAGCAGGGCAAGAAGGGAGACGGCGGACAGCAGGCGGCCACGGGGAAGCCGAAAGCACCGCCTAGTGAGCTGCAGCCAG TGGTGAAGAGGCTTCCAGAACACGTGCAGGTGGACAACCCGGAGGTTTTAAGGAAACTGGCAAAGAAATTGGAAAGACAACAG ATCCCTCTCCGGTCAGACTACGGATACAAAGTCAGCCTGTTTTCTCATCTCCACCAGTACAGTCGTAAAGCCCCTCTAACACAGCAACTCGG CATTCCCTCCACAGTCATTCATCCTGTGATTGTTCGGCTGGGTCTCCAGTATTCACAGGGAATAGTTGCAGGATCCAACGCACGCTCCGTCGCCCTGCTGCATGCCTTCAAACAG GTCATAAGGGACTATACTACACCTCCAAATGAAGAGCTGTCAAGAGACTTGGTCAACAAACTGAAACCATATATCAG ttttctgAATCAATGTCGCCCTCTGTCAGCCAGCATGGGTAATGCAATCAAATACATCAAAAAAGAGATCTCAAATATCCCCAGTCAGTGCAAAGAAGAAGAG GCTAAACGCAAACTGCTGAACTGTATCGAGTGCTACATTAATGAGAAGATCGTCCTTGCTGCTAAAGCTATTGCCAAGTACTCCATAGAAAAGATCAGTGATGGGGATGTCATCCTAGTTTACGGATG CTCATCACTGGTCAACCACATTTTGTGCGAGGCCTTTGAGAAGGACAGGAAGTTCCGTGTCATCGTGGTTGACAGCAGACCTCGGCTGGAGGGCCGGGAGGCTCTGAGGCGTCTGGTCCAGAGAGGCATCAGCTGCACCTATGTCCTCATATCAGCTGTCTCCTACATCCTTCCAGAG GTATCAAAGGTGTTCCTCGGTGCTCACGCCCTGTTGGCCAACGGCTACGTCATGTCTCGTGTGGGGACGTCGCAAATAGCTCTGGTGGCCAAAACCTTTAACGTGCCTGTGCTGGTGTGTTGTGAGACTTACAAGTTTTGCGAGAGGGTGCAGACAGACTCCTTTGTGTCCAATGAACTAG ATGACCCCGATGACCTCATCGTGACACGGAAAGGGAAGACCCAGCTAGAGCACTGGCAGGAGGTGCCCTTACTCGGCCTGTTGAACCTGGTGTATGACGTGACGCCGCCTGATTTTGTGGACCTAGTCATCACAGATCTAGGAATGATCCCGTGCACTTCGGTGCCTGTTGTGCTGCGAGTCAAAAACGTGGACCAGTGA
- the eif2b4 gene encoding translation initiation factor eIF-2B subunit delta isoform X1, which yields MADSGDPEGAGPKDGIVQAKNEGREMTKEEKQRLRKEKKQQKKSKEKKDDKGSQDGGKEKKQSSSDPPSAQPTTHTNTQKAPSAVPAPVPVPAPETAAPADKPAKSKGELKAERRARQEAERASKQGKKGDGGQQAATGKPKAPPSELQPVVKRLPEHVQVDNPEVLRKLAKKLERQQTPGYNADAKAKIPLRSDYGYKVSLFSHLHQYSRKAPLTQQLGIPSTVIHPVIVRLGLQYSQGIVAGSNARSVALLHAFKQVIRDYTTPPNEELSRDLVNKLKPYISFLNQCRPLSASMGNAIKYIKKEISNIPSQCKEEEAKRKLLNCIECYINEKIVLAAKAIAKYSIEKISDGDVILVYGCSSLVNHILCEAFEKDRKFRVIVVDSRPRLEGREALRRLVQRGISCTYVLISAVSYILPEVSKVFLGAHALLANGYVMSRVGTSQIALVAKTFNVPVLVCCETYKFCERVQTDSFVSNELDDPDDLIVTRKGKTQLEHWQEVPLLGLLNLVYDVTPPDFVDLVITDLGMIPCTSVPVVLRVKNVDQ from the exons ATGGCTGACAGTGGAGACCCAG AGGGAGCCGGCCCGAAGGATGGGATTGTCCAAGCAAAG AATGAAGGCAGAGAGATGACCAAAGAGGAGAAGCAGCGCctgaggaaagagaagaaacagcaaaagaaaagcaaagagaaGAAAGATGACAAGGGTTCACAGGAtggggggaaagaaaagaagcaaagcAGTTCAGATCCTCCATCAGCCCAGCCCACAACACATACCAATACCCAAAAAG CCCCTTCAGCAGTGCCTGCTCCTGTTCCTGTGCCTGCACCAGAAACTGCCGCCCCGGCAGACAAGCCAGCTAAGAGCAAAGGGGAGTTAAAAGCTGAGAGGAGAGCTCGACAAGAGGCTGAGAGGGCCTCCAAGCAGGGCAAGAAGGGAGACGGCGGACAGCAGGCGGCCACGGGGAAGCCGAAAGCACCGCCTAGTGAGCTGCAGCCAG TGGTGAAGAGGCTTCCAGAACACGTGCAGGTGGACAACCCGGAGGTTTTAAGGAAACTGGCAAAGAAATTGGAAAGACAACAG ACACCAGGGTACAATGCTGATGCAAAGGCCAAG ATCCCTCTCCGGTCAGACTACGGATACAAAGTCAGCCTGTTTTCTCATCTCCACCAGTACAGTCGTAAAGCCCCTCTAACACAGCAACTCGG CATTCCCTCCACAGTCATTCATCCTGTGATTGTTCGGCTGGGTCTCCAGTATTCACAGGGAATAGTTGCAGGATCCAACGCACGCTCCGTCGCCCTGCTGCATGCCTTCAAACAG GTCATAAGGGACTATACTACACCTCCAAATGAAGAGCTGTCAAGAGACTTGGTCAACAAACTGAAACCATATATCAG ttttctgAATCAATGTCGCCCTCTGTCAGCCAGCATGGGTAATGCAATCAAATACATCAAAAAAGAGATCTCAAATATCCCCAGTCAGTGCAAAGAAGAAGAG GCTAAACGCAAACTGCTGAACTGTATCGAGTGCTACATTAATGAGAAGATCGTCCTTGCTGCTAAAGCTATTGCCAAGTACTCCATAGAAAAGATCAGTGATGGGGATGTCATCCTAGTTTACGGATG CTCATCACTGGTCAACCACATTTTGTGCGAGGCCTTTGAGAAGGACAGGAAGTTCCGTGTCATCGTGGTTGACAGCAGACCTCGGCTGGAGGGCCGGGAGGCTCTGAGGCGTCTGGTCCAGAGAGGCATCAGCTGCACCTATGTCCTCATATCAGCTGTCTCCTACATCCTTCCAGAG GTATCAAAGGTGTTCCTCGGTGCTCACGCCCTGTTGGCCAACGGCTACGTCATGTCTCGTGTGGGGACGTCGCAAATAGCTCTGGTGGCCAAAACCTTTAACGTGCCTGTGCTGGTGTGTTGTGAGACTTACAAGTTTTGCGAGAGGGTGCAGACAGACTCCTTTGTGTCCAATGAACTAG ATGACCCCGATGACCTCATCGTGACACGGAAAGGGAAGACCCAGCTAGAGCACTGGCAGGAGGTGCCCTTACTCGGCCTGTTGAACCTGGTGTATGACGTGACGCCGCCTGATTTTGTGGACCTAGTCATCACAGATCTAGGAATGATCCCGTGCACTTCGGTGCCTGTTGTGCTGCGAGTCAAAAACGTGGACCAGTGA
- the atraid gene encoding all-trans retinoic acid-induced differentiation factor yields MKAWCSQLKPALLILIFNLCFYASFQLTEPQVCELCGGAVLNGSVVGQFCASSAGRVHGRCCFRNDNTSGHEHIIGLDLSNCSLARVEDLQGATEALMIDLSLNPIINISDTVFQGFSELNYVILPQKIDCPGGNSSWEKVEVKAGNRLCEGQKDMCNQTGQLSSECPENSLCAPYGPGFFQCSCADNYHGYKCLREGTFPTLQVFGPLVASTVVLSLLLWVTQRRKVKPL; encoded by the exons ATGAAAGCTTGGTGCAGCCAGCTGAAACCTGCGTTGCTTATTTTGATCTTTAATCTCTGTTTTTACGCAAGTTTTCAGCTGACCGAGCCGCAG GTATGTGAGCTCTGCGGCGGGGCCGTGCTTAATGGCTCCGTAGTGGGTCAGTTCTGCGCCTCATCAGCCGGTCGGGTACACGGGCGCTGCTGCTTCAGAAATGACAACACAAGTGGCCATGAACACATCATTGG aTTGGATCTGTCCAATTGTTCACTAGCTCGGGTGGAGGATCtgcagggggcgacagaggcaTTAATGAT AGACCTCTCACTGAATCCCATAATCAACATCAGTGACACAGTCTTTCAAGGATTCAGTGAGTTAAATTATGT GATTTTGCCACAAAAAATAGATTGTCCTGGAGGCAACTCCTCCTGGGAAAAGGTCGAGGTTAAAGCGGGAAATCGTCTTTGTGAAGGCCAGAAGGATATGTGCAATCAGACTGGACAGCTGT CCAGTGAATGCCCGGAGAACTCCCTGTGTGCCCCCTACGGCCCTGGCTTCTTCCAGTGCAGCTGTGCTGACAACTATCATGGGTACAAGTGTCTCAGAGAG GGGACGTTCCCAACTCTGCAGGTGTTTGGGCCTCTTGTAGCATCGACCGTTgtgctctctctcctgctgtggGTCACCCAGAGGCGGAAAGTCAAGCCACTCTAA